From the Paramormyrops kingsleyae isolate MSU_618 chromosome 7, PKINGS_0.4, whole genome shotgun sequence genome, one window contains:
- the sh2d3ca gene encoding SH2 domain-containing protein 3C isoform X3 produces the protein MGVRHLDPMENYVQFSKEKYLLDSPPEKLRRELEEELKLSGSDLRSHGWYHGPVPREVSETLVLRNGDFLIRDCLTNAGDYVLTCRWNHEALHFKITKVLIKSSESRVQYLLEQESFDSVPALVCFYMSQRRPVSLQSSAQIYCPINRTLPLRYLEATFALANGRKGSAHSPSNQRGAYIKRRSVTMTDGLTTEKIIPHSPSTLHHKEAMRNCALSMDQIQEFRCPLSPVGEAPLSPAYSSVTKHRNTMGVKVLEVVPSSPVLRRSSEPQLSPSSSTNAPLQEPASGDHPPTVHGYLSDAAGGSYCELHPTPSPSPAPPPKSYVERLRVEEGRTAHPGKEDGSEPFTAPLVETVSSFNPSKYHSALMGAENKPLEMGILKRVKELLGEADAKTAAKHITKADCTVARILGVTKEMQKMMGVGSGLELLTLPHGHQLRLDLLERFYTMSIMVAVDLLGCTGSTEERASLLHKTIQLAAELKSGLGNMFGFAAVMRALELPQISRLQQTWSALRQRHTEGAILYEKKLKPFMKNMNDGKESCALSSTSFPHIIPLLSLLEKGMVVIEGAEPWESTETGVDVVMSHLEAARTIAHHGGIYCTNAETKLQGFQEREDLLEVFCTEFQMRLLWGSRGAEGSQAERYDKFDKVLTALSNKLEPPVKHSEL, from the exons ttcTCCAAGGAGAAGTATCTGCTGGACTCTCCACCTGAGAAGCTGAggcgggagctggaggaggagctgaaGCTGAGCGGCAGTGACCTGCGGAGTCATGGCTGGTACCATGGCCCTGTCCCACGAGAG GTGTCAGAGACGCTGGTCCTGAGGAACGGCGACTTCTTGATCCGTGACTGTCTGACCAATGCGGGAGACTACGTCCTGACCTGCCGCTGGAACCATGAGGCGCTGCACTTCAAGATCACCAAGGTTCTGATCAAGTCCAGCGAGTCGCGCGTCCAATACCTGCTGGAGCAGGAGAGCTTCGACTCGGTGCCGGCCCTGGTGTGTTTCTACATGAGCCAAAGGCGACCCGTGTCCCTGCAGAGCAGTGCCCAGATCTACTGCCCCATCAACCGCACCCTACCCCTGCGCTACCTGGAGGCCACTTTTGCCCTGGCCAATGGCAGGAAAGGCTCCGCCCACTCTCCGTCCAACCAGAGAGGGGCCTACATTAAGAGGCGGAGCGTCACCATGACAGATGGCTTGACAACAGAAAAGATCATACCTCACAG CCCTTCCACACTCCACCATAAGGAGGCAATGAGGAACTGTGCCCTTAGTATGGACCAGATCCAGGAGTTTCGCTGCCCTCTCTCCCCTGTTGGAGAAGCTCCCTTATCTCCAGCATACAGCTCAG TTACTAAGCACAGGAACACCATGGGGGTTAAGGTGCTGGAAGTCGTGCCTTCATCTCCCGTCCTCAGGCGCTCCAGCGAGCCCCAGCTAAGCCCCTCCTCCAGCACCAACGCGCCCCTCCAGGAGCCGGCCTCCGGCGACCACCCCCCCACCGTCCACGGCTACCTCTCCGACGCGGCGGGCGGCAGCTACTGCGAGCTCCACCCCACCCCGTCCCCCTCCCCAGCACCACCCCCCAAGAGCTACGTGGAGCGCTTGCGCGTGGAAGAGGGCCGGACCGCGCACCCCGGCAAGGAGGACGGGAGCGAGCCCTTCACGGCGCCCCTGGTGGAGACGGTCTCCTCGTTCAATCCGAGCAAATACCACTCGGCGCTGATGGGCGCCGAGAACAAGCCACTGGAGATGGGCATCCTGAAGCGGGTGAAGGAGTTGCTGGGAGAGGCAGACGCCAAGACGGCCGCCAAGCACATCACCAAGGCCGACTGCACG GTTGCTAGGATACTAGGTGTTACCAAGGAGATGCAGAAGATGATGGGGGTAGGCTCCGGACTGGAGCTGCTGACTCTTCCGCATGGACACCAACTCCGCCTCGACCTGCTGGAAAG GTTTTACACCATGTCCATCATGGTGGCGGTGGACCTGCTGGGATGCACAGGCAGCACGGAAGAGCGGGCCAGTCTCCTGCACAAGACCATCCAGCTTGCCGCCGAGCTCAAGAGTGGCCTGGGCAACATGTTCGGCTTcgccgcagtgatgcgggcactgGAACTGCCACAG ATCTCGCGGCTGCAGCAGACCTGGTCGGCATTACGGCAGAGGCACACAGAGGGCGCCATTCTGTACGAGAAGAAGCTGAAGCCTTTCATGAAGAACATGAACGACGGCAAAG AGAGCTGTGCCCTCTCCAGCACCTCCTTTCCTCACATCATCCCTCTGCTGTCCCTCCTGGAGAAGGGGATGGTGGTTATCGAGGGGGCGGAGCCATGGGAGAGCACGGAAACGGGAGTCGACGTGGTGATGAGTCACCTGGAGGCGGCACGTACCATCGCGCACCATGGGGGGATCTATTGCACCAATGCGGAGACCAAGCTGCAAG GTTTCCAAGAGAGAGAAGACTTGCTGGAGGTCTTCTGCACAGAGTTCCAGATGAGGCTGCTCTGGGGCAGCCGGGGAGCTGAAGGTAGCCAGGCCGAGCGCTACGACAAGTTCGACAAGGTCTTGACGGCCCTGTCCAACAAGTTGGAACCACCAGTGAAACACAGTGAACTATAG
- the sh2d3ca gene encoding SH2 domain-containing protein 3C isoform X2, which yields MTERCSLWSALSAAACCFYRGSFMQVQFSKEKYLLDSPPEKLRRELEEELKLSGSDLRSHGWYHGPVPREVSETLVLRNGDFLIRDCLTNAGDYVLTCRWNHEALHFKITKVLIKSSESRVQYLLEQESFDSVPALVCFYMSQRRPVSLQSSAQIYCPINRTLPLRYLEATFALANGRKGSAHSPSNQRGAYIKRRSVTMTDGLTTEKIIPHSPSTLHHKEAMRNCALSMDQIQEFRCPLSPVGEAPLSPAYSSVTKHRNTMGVKVLEVVPSSPVLRRSSEPQLSPSSSTNAPLQEPASGDHPPTVHGYLSDAAGGSYCELHPTPSPSPAPPPKSYVERLRVEEGRTAHPGKEDGSEPFTAPLVETVSSFNPSKYHSALMGAENKPLEMGILKRVKELLGEADAKTAAKHITKADCTVARILGVTKEMQKMMGVGSGLELLTLPHGHQLRLDLLERFYTMSIMVAVDLLGCTGSTEERASLLHKTIQLAAELKSGLGNMFGFAAVMRALELPQISRLQQTWSALRQRHTEGAILYEKKLKPFMKNMNDGKESCALSSTSFPHIIPLLSLLEKGMVVIEGAEPWESTETGVDVVMSHLEAARTIAHHGGIYCTNAETKLQGFQEREDLLEVFCTEFQMRLLWGSRGAEGSQAERYDKFDKVLTALSNKLEPPVKHSEL from the exons ttcTCCAAGGAGAAGTATCTGCTGGACTCTCCACCTGAGAAGCTGAggcgggagctggaggaggagctgaaGCTGAGCGGCAGTGACCTGCGGAGTCATGGCTGGTACCATGGCCCTGTCCCACGAGAG GTGTCAGAGACGCTGGTCCTGAGGAACGGCGACTTCTTGATCCGTGACTGTCTGACCAATGCGGGAGACTACGTCCTGACCTGCCGCTGGAACCATGAGGCGCTGCACTTCAAGATCACCAAGGTTCTGATCAAGTCCAGCGAGTCGCGCGTCCAATACCTGCTGGAGCAGGAGAGCTTCGACTCGGTGCCGGCCCTGGTGTGTTTCTACATGAGCCAAAGGCGACCCGTGTCCCTGCAGAGCAGTGCCCAGATCTACTGCCCCATCAACCGCACCCTACCCCTGCGCTACCTGGAGGCCACTTTTGCCCTGGCCAATGGCAGGAAAGGCTCCGCCCACTCTCCGTCCAACCAGAGAGGGGCCTACATTAAGAGGCGGAGCGTCACCATGACAGATGGCTTGACAACAGAAAAGATCATACCTCACAG CCCTTCCACACTCCACCATAAGGAGGCAATGAGGAACTGTGCCCTTAGTATGGACCAGATCCAGGAGTTTCGCTGCCCTCTCTCCCCTGTTGGAGAAGCTCCCTTATCTCCAGCATACAGCTCAG TTACTAAGCACAGGAACACCATGGGGGTTAAGGTGCTGGAAGTCGTGCCTTCATCTCCCGTCCTCAGGCGCTCCAGCGAGCCCCAGCTAAGCCCCTCCTCCAGCACCAACGCGCCCCTCCAGGAGCCGGCCTCCGGCGACCACCCCCCCACCGTCCACGGCTACCTCTCCGACGCGGCGGGCGGCAGCTACTGCGAGCTCCACCCCACCCCGTCCCCCTCCCCAGCACCACCCCCCAAGAGCTACGTGGAGCGCTTGCGCGTGGAAGAGGGCCGGACCGCGCACCCCGGCAAGGAGGACGGGAGCGAGCCCTTCACGGCGCCCCTGGTGGAGACGGTCTCCTCGTTCAATCCGAGCAAATACCACTCGGCGCTGATGGGCGCCGAGAACAAGCCACTGGAGATGGGCATCCTGAAGCGGGTGAAGGAGTTGCTGGGAGAGGCAGACGCCAAGACGGCCGCCAAGCACATCACCAAGGCCGACTGCACG GTTGCTAGGATACTAGGTGTTACCAAGGAGATGCAGAAGATGATGGGGGTAGGCTCCGGACTGGAGCTGCTGACTCTTCCGCATGGACACCAACTCCGCCTCGACCTGCTGGAAAG GTTTTACACCATGTCCATCATGGTGGCGGTGGACCTGCTGGGATGCACAGGCAGCACGGAAGAGCGGGCCAGTCTCCTGCACAAGACCATCCAGCTTGCCGCCGAGCTCAAGAGTGGCCTGGGCAACATGTTCGGCTTcgccgcagtgatgcgggcactgGAACTGCCACAG ATCTCGCGGCTGCAGCAGACCTGGTCGGCATTACGGCAGAGGCACACAGAGGGCGCCATTCTGTACGAGAAGAAGCTGAAGCCTTTCATGAAGAACATGAACGACGGCAAAG AGAGCTGTGCCCTCTCCAGCACCTCCTTTCCTCACATCATCCCTCTGCTGTCCCTCCTGGAGAAGGGGATGGTGGTTATCGAGGGGGCGGAGCCATGGGAGAGCACGGAAACGGGAGTCGACGTGGTGATGAGTCACCTGGAGGCGGCACGTACCATCGCGCACCATGGGGGGATCTATTGCACCAATGCGGAGACCAAGCTGCAAG GTTTCCAAGAGAGAGAAGACTTGCTGGAGGTCTTCTGCACAGAGTTCCAGATGAGGCTGCTCTGGGGCAGCCGGGGAGCTGAAGGTAGCCAGGCCGAGCGCTACGACAAGTTCGACAAGGTCTTGACGGCCCTGTCCAACAAGTTGGAACCACCAGTGAAACACAGTGAACTATAG